In the genome of Coraliomargarita sinensis, one region contains:
- the folK gene encoding 2-amino-4-hydroxy-6-hydroxymethyldihydropteridine diphosphokinase, giving the protein MPLAYIALGSNLGDRMWQMRRALELLELGDRVHVLRASPVYQNRAVGMGEDADDFLNAVVEVSSTLEPLTLLDTCLEVEEQLGRTRSEEGWAPRTIDLDILFYEGVSFENERLTLPHPRIAERDFVAVPLADLAPHLEINGSMASRIIEGLPQNEMKPYPESILC; this is encoded by the coding sequence GTGCCGCTAGCCTACATTGCCCTGGGCAGCAACCTCGGCGACCGCATGTGGCAAATGCGACGGGCGCTGGAACTGCTGGAGTTAGGGGATCGGGTGCACGTGCTGCGTGCCAGCCCGGTCTATCAAAACCGGGCCGTGGGTATGGGCGAGGATGCGGACGATTTTCTCAATGCGGTGGTAGAGGTCAGTAGCACACTCGAACCACTTACGCTTCTGGATACTTGTCTTGAAGTCGAAGAGCAACTGGGCCGTACACGTTCCGAAGAGGGTTGGGCCCCGCGCACAATCGATTTGGATATTCTGTTCTACGAGGGGGTGAGTTTCGAGAATGAACGCCTGACTCTGCCGCACCCGCGTATTGCCGAGCGTGACTTCGTGGCCGTGCCGCTGGCCGACTTGGCGCCGCATCTGGAAATCAACGGTTCGATGGCGAGCCGGATCATCGAAGGATTGCCGCAAAACGAAATGAAGCCCTATCCGGAGTCAATTTTATGCTAA
- the folB gene encoding dihydroneopterin aldolase, producing MNKTKIELKDLAFFAHHGVLKEEAELGQRFKVDVTLRLIDGLKFAADSPDCTVNYVDVYEAVKETFLGKRFNLIESAAEAVAAVILERFRKVVEVSVIVKKPAVPVDCICEYFSAEVTRCR from the coding sequence ATGAATAAGACTAAAATTGAACTCAAGGATCTCGCCTTTTTCGCCCACCATGGGGTCCTCAAAGAGGAAGCGGAGCTGGGCCAGCGTTTTAAAGTCGACGTGACACTTCGCCTGATCGACGGCCTCAAATTTGCCGCTGATTCTCCCGACTGCACCGTTAATTACGTGGATGTTTACGAGGCGGTGAAGGAGACCTTTCTCGGGAAGCGCTTCAACTTGATCGAATCTGCGGCCGAAGCCGTTGCCGCCGTCATCCTTGAGCGTTTCAGGAAAGTGGTTGAGGTGTCGGTCATTGTGAAGAAGCCCGCCGTGCCCGTGGATTGTATTTGTGAGTATTTCTCCGCGGAGGTGACGCGGTGCCGCTAG
- the folP gene encoding dihydropteroate synthase encodes MGKSFTTRRQSLPLGSKTHLVGILNLTPDSFSDGGDYVDLAAAEAQFLRMVEEGASIIDIGGESTRPGHTPVPAEQEIERVVPFIEAIRTKCDALISIDTSKASVAAAALDAGADIVNDVWGAQRDTEMAGVIGRCGAACILMHNRPAEEAGQGDVIEAITSFLKTSIEAVKAAGVGGDAIALDPGLGFGKSYEENWEIMRRLPELQSMGYPLLVGASRKSMIAKLLQLKDPKARLSGTLGTTALAIQAGVDFIRVHDVRENRECADVLDHCLRHE; translated from the coding sequence ATGGGCAAGTCGTTCACCACCCGGCGCCAGTCTTTGCCGTTGGGGTCGAAGACACATCTTGTCGGCATTCTTAATCTGACGCCGGATTCGTTTTCCGACGGGGGAGACTATGTCGATTTGGCGGCAGCCGAGGCGCAGTTCCTTCGCATGGTGGAAGAGGGTGCTTCGATCATTGATATCGGAGGCGAATCGACCCGACCCGGTCATACGCCCGTCCCGGCGGAGCAGGAGATTGAGCGGGTCGTACCCTTTATCGAGGCGATCCGGACCAAGTGCGATGCGCTGATTTCCATTGATACCTCCAAGGCCTCTGTCGCGGCCGCGGCGCTCGACGCCGGGGCCGATATCGTTAACGACGTCTGGGGCGCCCAGCGAGATACGGAGATGGCGGGTGTCATCGGGCGGTGCGGTGCGGCCTGTATCCTCATGCATAATCGACCGGCGGAGGAAGCGGGGCAGGGTGATGTTATCGAAGCCATCACAAGTTTTCTCAAAACATCCATCGAAGCGGTGAAGGCCGCCGGTGTGGGCGGGGATGCCATCGCTCTCGATCCGGGGCTGGGCTTTGGCAAGTCCTACGAGGAAAACTGGGAGATTATGCGCCGCCTGCCCGAGCTACAGTCTATGGGCTATCCACTACTGGTCGGGGCCTCCCGCAAGTCCATGATTGCGAAGCTCCTTCAATTGAAAGATCCCAAGGCCCGGCTGTCCGGGACGCTTGGCACAACCGCACTCGCCATTCAGGCCGGAGTTGATTTTATCCGGGTCCATGATGTTCGCGAAAACCGCGAATGTGCCGATGTTCTCGATCATTGTTTACGCCATGAATAA
- the hisB gene encoding imidazoleglycerol-phosphate dehydratase HisB → MAEQRIAKLTRNTKETQIQMELNVDGTGVSEIDTGIPFFDHMLTLFSRHGLFDLKLKAVGDIDVDYHHTVEDTGIVLGQVLKEALGEKRGIRRYGFFVLPMDESLARVALDLSNRQAFVYKVDYKEAMVRDFSIGLVKEFFQAFANEAGCNLHINLEYGEEPHHIAEAIFKSFARALDMATTIDPRVGDAVPTTKGTLSE, encoded by the coding sequence ATGGCTGAACAACGCATAGCAAAACTGACCCGTAATACCAAGGAGACTCAGATCCAAATGGAACTGAATGTCGACGGCACCGGCGTGTCCGAAATCGATACCGGGATTCCCTTTTTCGACCACATGCTCACGCTCTTTTCCCGCCACGGACTCTTCGACCTTAAGTTGAAGGCGGTGGGGGATATTGATGTGGACTATCACCACACGGTGGAGGACACCGGCATTGTTCTGGGGCAGGTCTTAAAGGAAGCGCTTGGAGAAAAACGTGGCATTCGCCGCTACGGGTTCTTCGTGCTGCCGATGGATGAATCGCTGGCCCGCGTGGCGCTGGATCTCTCCAATCGCCAGGCCTTTGTCTACAAGGTCGACTACAAGGAAGCCATGGTGCGTGACTTCAGTATCGGACTGGTCAAAGAGTTCTTCCAGGCCTTTGCCAACGAGGCCGGCTGCAACCTGCACATCAATCTCGAATACGGTGAGGAGCCGCATCACATAGCCGAGGCGATCTTCAAAAGTTTCGCCCGCGCCCTCGACATGGCAACGACGATCGATCCGCGCGTGGGCGATGCTGTGCCCACGACCAAAGGCACACTTTCGGAGTAA
- the hisC gene encoding histidinol-phosphate transaminase — MKKSFDALNNALPHVQQLQPYVPGEQPQGEGWVKLNTNENPYPPSPKVAAAVSVEVEKLRLYPEPVSGKLRQAIGERYGMTARNVIIGNGSDNLLDLITRCYVSDPGAGHTVPSYSLYPVVCGMSGQQLIDLPFDRSMQLNTEALAATGAKVFFLTNPNAPTGVAFTRAEIEAVLQVIDGLLVVDEAYVDFGGETAIPLLRDYENLIVVRTFSKSYSLAGMRVGYALASDAIIAMLDRVRDAYNLDRIAQAAALAAFEDVAYFEAQRQKVIATREATREQLDALGWFTYPSATNFLFTEPANADGESGERVARELFDFLKERRILVRYFPNHPLTCAFIRVSIGTDAQMQAFTEGIQSWLNNA, encoded by the coding sequence ATGAAAAAATCTTTTGATGCCTTAAACAATGCATTACCTCACGTGCAGCAGCTCCAGCCCTACGTGCCGGGCGAGCAGCCGCAGGGCGAAGGCTGGGTAAAACTCAATACCAACGAAAATCCCTATCCGCCCTCACCGAAGGTCGCCGCAGCCGTGTCGGTGGAAGTGGAGAAGTTGCGGCTTTATCCGGAGCCGGTCAGCGGCAAGTTGCGCCAGGCCATCGGCGAGCGCTACGGCATGACCGCCCGGAATGTTATTATCGGTAACGGTTCGGACAACCTGCTCGATTTGATCACCCGCTGTTACGTCAGCGACCCCGGTGCCGGCCATACCGTGCCGAGTTATTCGCTTTATCCCGTGGTCTGCGGCATGTCGGGACAGCAACTGATCGATTTGCCCTTTGACCGATCCATGCAGCTGAATACGGAAGCGCTGGCCGCGACCGGCGCCAAGGTCTTCTTTCTGACCAATCCGAATGCGCCAACCGGTGTCGCCTTCACCCGCGCCGAGATTGAAGCGGTTCTTCAGGTGATTGACGGACTGCTGGTGGTGGATGAGGCCTATGTCGATTTTGGTGGCGAAACCGCAATTCCCTTACTCCGTGATTACGAAAATCTGATTGTCGTGCGCACCTTCTCGAAGTCCTACTCGCTGGCAGGCATGCGGGTGGGCTATGCCCTGGCCAGTGACGCTATTATTGCGATGCTCGATCGGGTGCGTGACGCCTACAATCTCGACCGGATTGCCCAGGCCGCGGCTTTGGCCGCCTTCGAGGATGTGGCCTACTTCGAAGCCCAGCGGCAAAAAGTCATCGCAACGCGTGAAGCGACCCGTGAGCAGCTCGATGCCTTAGGCTGGTTTACTTATCCCTCGGCGACAAATTTCCTTTTTACCGAGCCTGCCAATGCAGACGGCGAATCCGGCGAGCGGGTGGCCCGTGAGCTTTTCGACTTCCTCAAGGAACGTCGCATCCTGGTACGCTATTTCCCAAACCATCCTTTAACTTGCGCTTTTATCCGCGTCAGCATAGGAACGGACGCTCAAATGCAGGCATTTACCGAAGGCATTCAATCATGGCTGAACAACGCATAG
- a CDS encoding substrate-binding domain-containing protein, with amino-acid sequence MEAFQAKSTVEQLATHLRDEIKSGTLRETLPGVHRLAAELGVSTKTVVAAVRQLEKEGLVINQGERRSVRIVGRVKQQRSGTAVRVLTYDKVDQDLPYMIELMHRMKAAGHQPDYATKSMQEIAMDPRKLARLVRNNPGDAWIICGGSLEILQWFVGQPFPVFAMFGRMSGLDLAGVVPRKIPAMQTAVDQLVRMGHRRIVLLVREDHRSPTPALFEQAFLDRLMAHGIQVGSYNLPDWEETREGLHEVLDTLFKVTPPTALFISEVQLFLGAYQYLAGRQISVPKDLSLICTDPAPEFDWCQPPISHIDWNAGPMIQAVLKWTNGVARGQNNKKQTRYKTKFIEGGTIGPATG; translated from the coding sequence ATGGAAGCATTCCAGGCAAAATCCACGGTCGAGCAACTCGCTACTCACTTGAGGGATGAAATTAAGTCCGGGACACTGCGCGAAACCTTGCCCGGAGTGCATCGTCTGGCGGCGGAGCTTGGAGTGAGCACAAAGACGGTGGTAGCGGCGGTGCGCCAGTTGGAGAAGGAAGGTTTGGTTATCAATCAGGGTGAGCGCAGAAGTGTCCGGATCGTCGGTCGAGTCAAACAACAGAGATCCGGAACCGCTGTGCGCGTGCTCACCTACGATAAAGTCGATCAGGACCTGCCTTACATGATCGAGTTGATGCACCGGATGAAGGCGGCAGGGCACCAGCCGGATTATGCGACGAAAAGCATGCAAGAAATAGCGATGGACCCCCGAAAGCTTGCACGGCTGGTGAGGAACAATCCAGGTGACGCGTGGATCATCTGCGGCGGTTCGCTGGAAATCTTGCAGTGGTTTGTGGGGCAGCCGTTTCCGGTATTTGCCATGTTCGGGCGGATGAGCGGGCTCGATTTGGCGGGGGTGGTACCCCGTAAAATTCCAGCGATGCAAACCGCAGTCGACCAGCTCGTCCGGATGGGGCACCGGCGTATCGTATTGCTCGTCCGTGAGGACCATCGTTCTCCGACTCCAGCCCTGTTTGAGCAGGCCTTTCTGGATCGACTCATGGCTCACGGTATCCAGGTCGGCAGCTATAATCTACCGGACTGGGAGGAGACGCGGGAGGGTCTTCATGAGGTTTTGGACACCCTTTTTAAAGTCACACCCCCAACCGCACTCTTCATAAGCGAAGTCCAACTCTTTCTGGGAGCTTATCAATATCTAGCAGGCAGACAAATAAGCGTCCCGAAAGACCTGTCCTTAATTTGCACCGACCCGGCTCCGGAATTCGACTGGTGCCAGCCGCCGATTTCCCATATCGATTGGAACGCGGGTCCGATGATTCAAGCGGTCTTGAAATGGACCAACGGCGTGGCTCGAGGTCAAAACAACAAAAAACAGACCCGCTATAAAACAAAGTTTATCGAAGGTGGCACCATCGGCCCGGCGACGGGCTAA
- a CDS encoding arylsulfatase, whose amino-acid sequence MKIFKIFLIVLPGTYVAAAQPPNVVVILADDQGWGDLSLSGNTNLSTPHIDSLAADGAQFDRFYVSPVCSPTRAEFLTGRYHQRGGVYGTSAGAERLDLDEETIGDTFKAAGYRTAAFGKWHNGMQYPYHPNGRGFDEFYGFCSGHWGDYFSPMLEYNGKIVKGDGFVVDDFTNRAIGFIEKSGHKPFFILLPYNTPHSPMQVPDVFWKRFKNKEISMRHRNPERENGLHLRAALAMCENIDWNVGRILDTLDELDLVENTIVMYFSDNGPNGARWNGGMRGMKGSVDEGGVRSPLLIRWPAGIKPGTEVKTLSAVIDLFPTLAEMASVPLTSKKQLDGISLAPLLSDTAGGRNLAGRLAGRKIFSAWRNHSSVRTPRYRLTQSGKRNALYDMIADPGQYRDVSAEHPELHAELSQELRDWMSAMRQDLGKETRPFLIGHPGMAWTQLPSRDAIPVGNIERSNRFPNDSFFTNWTSTGDRIVWDAEVEEAGEFEVRIYYTCDPANVGSILELSFGESTLSGQVTKAYGSDLLGAEQDRSPRMESYVQDWTPMTLGKIKLPAGPGKLTLKATEIPGNEVMDFRLLTLKRL is encoded by the coding sequence GTGAAAATTTTTAAAATCTTTCTCATTGTGCTTCCCGGCACGTATGTCGCTGCAGCGCAGCCTCCAAACGTCGTGGTCATTCTCGCAGACGACCAGGGTTGGGGCGATCTCAGTCTATCGGGGAATACGAATCTTTCGACACCGCATATCGATTCGCTTGCTGCCGATGGAGCGCAGTTTGACCGATTTTATGTCTCGCCGGTGTGCTCGCCGACACGAGCGGAGTTTCTCACCGGTCGCTATCATCAGCGCGGTGGAGTTTATGGCACTTCCGCCGGGGCTGAGCGTCTCGATCTCGATGAGGAGACGATCGGAGATACCTTCAAGGCGGCGGGATACCGGACCGCGGCTTTTGGGAAATGGCACAATGGGATGCAATATCCTTACCATCCAAACGGGCGCGGCTTCGATGAGTTTTACGGATTCTGTTCGGGGCATTGGGGAGACTATTTCAGTCCGATGCTGGAGTATAATGGAAAGATCGTGAAAGGTGACGGCTTTGTCGTGGATGATTTTACGAACAGGGCGATCGGCTTCATCGAGAAGAGCGGCCACAAGCCATTCTTCATTCTTTTGCCCTACAATACACCACATTCCCCGATGCAGGTGCCGGATGTGTTCTGGAAGCGCTTCAAAAATAAAGAAATATCGATGCGTCATCGCAATCCGGAGAGGGAAAATGGTCTGCATCTCCGTGCAGCACTTGCGATGTGTGAGAATATCGACTGGAACGTCGGTCGGATTCTCGATACGCTCGATGAATTGGATCTGGTGGAAAACACCATCGTTATGTATTTTTCTGACAACGGGCCGAATGGTGCGCGCTGGAATGGAGGAATGCGCGGCATGAAAGGGTCGGTCGACGAAGGAGGTGTTCGCAGTCCCTTGTTGATCCGCTGGCCAGCGGGCATAAAGCCGGGAACAGAAGTGAAAACGCTATCCGCCGTGATCGACCTTTTTCCGACGCTGGCGGAAATGGCATCAGTGCCCCTGACTTCCAAGAAACAGCTGGATGGCATCAGCCTCGCTCCGTTATTGAGCGATACAGCAGGAGGCCGTAACCTTGCGGGGCGACTTGCTGGACGAAAGATTTTTTCGGCATGGAGGAACCATTCCAGCGTCAGAACTCCGCGCTACCGGCTCACTCAGAGCGGAAAACGGAATGCACTTTATGACATGATCGCTGATCCAGGGCAGTATAGAGATGTTTCCGCGGAACATCCGGAACTGCATGCCGAACTTTCGCAGGAATTGCGCGATTGGATGTCAGCCATGCGCCAGGACCTGGGAAAGGAAACAAGGCCATTTCTGATTGGGCATCCCGGGATGGCCTGGACGCAGTTACCTTCTCGCGATGCCATCCCCGTCGGTAATATCGAGCGTTCCAACAGGTTTCCCAATGACTCTTTCTTTACTAACTGGACCTCGACCGGGGACAGGATTGTCTGGGATGCCGAGGTCGAGGAGGCCGGTGAGTTTGAGGTGCGAATATACTACACCTGTGACCCTGCTAACGTCGGATCGATCCTCGAACTCAGTTTTGGAGAATCCACTCTGAGCGGCCAAGTGACCAAGGCCTATGGCAGTGATTTGCTGGGTGCTGAGCAGGACCGCTCCCCGCGGATGGAGAGTTATGTTCAGGACTGGACGCCGATGACCCTCGGGAAAATCAAGCTACCCGCAGGACCAGGGAAACTCACCCTGAAAGCAACGGAAATTCCCGGAAATGAAGTGATGGATTTTCGACTGCTTACATTGAAACGGCTTTGA